Proteins co-encoded in one Christiangramia fulva genomic window:
- a CDS encoding CARDB domain-containing protein, producing the protein METKISLFHACRMHKLLVGIIFLLSFNFYAQAPTTASSNWSISNIDGDRFYVNFTKGDGEKRIIIAGTNAITATPKDGTDYLANSTFGLGNEIAPGEFVVYNGNSYYANTGAYIYGLNPSTTYYFKVFEYNGSDFSTEYLIDTYLEGSGTTLSAPTMQASNITFSNVKGSEMTVNWSSGDGTRRILIGRPEIAVDAEPQDLINYSSYSNALAYSGSNSYSIETNDQKVLYEGSGTSIRITGLNPNVTYHFALFEYNGNYGPVYLRPGATGSQLTSSYPTVAGSSFSTSYNDGDRLVYYFTPGDGQKRVVIAKQGSAVTAVPEDGIDYTANATFGNGTEIAPGEFIVYSGTGGSGTWLYGLNPSTTYYFKVFEYNGSGTETYYLTDTYLEGSGTTLSAPTMQASNITFSNVKGSEMTVNWSNGDGTRRILIGRPEIAVDAEPQDLINYSSYSNALAYSGSNSYSIETNDQKVLYEGSGTSIRITGLNPNVTYHFALFEYNGNYGPVYLRPGATGSQLTSSYPTVAGSSFSTSYNDGDRLVYYFTPGDGQKRVVIAKQGSAVTAVPEDGIDYTANATFGNGTEIAPGEFIVYSGTGGSGTWLYGLNPSTTYYFKVFEYNGSGTETYYLTDTYLEGSGTTLSAPTMQASNITFSNVKGSEMTVNWSNGDGTRRILIGRPEIAVDAEPQDLINYSSYSNALAYSGSNSYSIETNDQKVLYEGSGTSIRITGLNPNVTYHFALFEYNGNYGPVYLRPGATGSQLTSSYPTVAGSSFSTSYNDGDRFVYYFTPGDGQKRVVIAKQGSAVTAVPEDGIDYTANATFGNGTEIAPGEFIVYSGTGGSGTWLYGLNPSTTYYFKVFEYNGSGTETYYLTDTYLEGSGATLSAPTVQASNAFISSRSTSNINISWTKGDGTSRILIGREEGPVSVEPEDLKSYSSYAGGMGNSYYEIGTTGNFVLYSGSGNNVNISNLKSGTNYNFALFEYNGSSGRLYLRPGYKFALETYGERPITQVSSAEFTNINYNSFDVNFVAGNGSRRLVLAREGGPVSTDPADFTTYNSNSTFGSGQEIGNGNFVVYDDVGNSFSLDGLNAGKEYYFSFYEYSLSSTGELYMVPAYTSSQKTLGPPTTISSNLSVTDNCTTNPTISWTNGDGDGRIVVLSNEPINVTPTNLTTYSANAVYGNGDLLGGGYVVFDGTGSSVAVSGLEQYQEYYVNVFEYNTSLDGPLYNMTPLNGMLGDTESPQVQCNEDFEVFLDENGGASINLSDIEVSSTDNCGIDTKELSISSFSCTDAGKTIPVTLSVTDYYGNVGTCTVNVKVSDNFSPAITLNDPIVTSACSGEVQIVEPTVIDNCSGYTVEAFVGNQLISLDNYTLPQGTTVITWKVSDAVGNIATKDQTFDVKVAATATLSSVASYNLDQFVSPQNGTTDANFEFKVVYSNPDGSLPANGFPKVELDANGDGDALDPLDRIISMQELDVTDTDVTDGKIYTASVTNLEELQWYSRIITETADGCMVETSFSAAPFVSDNLLDLSIFASDISFSKENPALDEPIKIYARIHNPSDYPAENFVVSVYAEDQQLFSQTVPLIEANSTLTLEWEHSFAIAEFYPIKVVIDETDLLDEQNELDNFAIRPVIVGDYVIPGGITINASLTENQLYPKDYIHITGNSIYYGIAEGVDPDVAGATLTGTIEGGRSGQTYSRSDGTFDLYIQVPDTPGTYSVSGDITDYTLSQEYGPLTFEVLETPPSPDLISDISLSNANLLAGEQVSGTATVKNIGNLTAENFTFKYYNCEQVIGEVAISSLEPGASQSFPFSVTVNSVTNCLNPNNCSFISTADSNNTVAESSEYNNSTNRAVTVLPNSPDLISYQSSIPSRVNMLEATTFNIRVNNIGGVGVTSAFNANVYIDDNLIHTETVSEIDKCGAFVFEVPYNFNDTNDHVLSVKVDEEGAITEYSESNNNYSKTISHLPPPPELPNLKINVDNLTVNPVLPLESTNFEIQATFRNNGTGTAIAPFDIKFIITENGQQREESLTITENVDPGMTISRSVQTSIASYGNHNVQVVLDPGFSIVEVSENDNQATMPLCIDFKPDPAGRVWNGGFYRDTQQQLEAFIKNKGLFTAPDAEVNFYLDGEPIASTTLTNVGPTFYSSGIVVQIPYTFSEAGEHILKVTVDDPDNYVECNEANNSYEKSIFIREPQPDLRVLSEYISPTELNPDIDEPINIFLSYENIGVMRSDPFMAKVVVDDVLLGEEIEIPALDPGQDGTIAISAPFASSTGGTRIIRGFVDPDNLIGESNESNNEASRAIIVGDAPNLTFESLNFDIECPVGGEEVNITANLVNEGDLDVDADIQFYYIAQNDTIPIAKNSISAAANGSLSTAIQWTVVNTDYKIYAEIQNTSLPEYDILDNSITGEFCTAAQFVLKGNTQGQGIIKKDPLLYKYAQDDQVTVQAIPAQGWYFKNWTGDLTGSENPASVLVDADKNFTAIFEPIPDASYTLAVDIQGQGTVAKLPDNLTYSSDETVQLTATAAEGWTFLEWRGDISQSNSSTSVTMDANKSIVAVFVENLHLSSSVINESCSSAADGSVILNVSGGTLPYRYDWDNDGLAPEDTEADSKDLKNVSSGTYTVFVTDINGFTAQLTAEIVVEDNEPPTIVVQENATLSLNVDGIATLTVDDIDNGSTDNCAISTMIFDRVDFTCEDLGVQTVLFTVTDSNGNSVEQEVIFEVTLGDYSLYTWYPDEDGDTYGTETGAIETCNASEPGYTSRAGDCDDSDPEINPGMTEIPNDGIDNDCLDGDLITLGDEGCSADFWKNRITWCDSHNQQDDFYSTFGITNEQGLGHLTLLSSLDGKKGEWGKLAQQATAAILNSCDTGVLYSITEVDIVSRVQAVFDDPAAGRNEAKALRGELELANNAVCPLNQVVVDREGCSTDYWFTTNLWCSSYSQNQSFFTVFAITNTSRIGAPSLTLQEALTLKGGGFNKLAKEATAALLNACNTGVDFPLTANQILDGTRELFDNPVYGNKEANDLSSLYANANNANCPLAASLQMASTLSSDIGMTLDIYPNPLQPEGVWFNFSPREIDETFHVGAYDLYGRQLDETSLEVSNNGGEYYWPLDHSGWEEGIYLFVVKSSTQEYQIKVIK; encoded by the coding sequence ATGGAAACTAAAATTAGCCTCTTCCATGCATGCAGGATGCATAAACTTTTAGTAGGAATTATATTTTTACTGAGTTTTAATTTTTATGCGCAGGCACCAACTACCGCCTCTTCGAATTGGAGTATTTCGAATATAGATGGGGATCGATTTTACGTAAATTTCACGAAAGGTGATGGTGAAAAAAGAATAATTATAGCCGGTACGAATGCGATAACAGCTACTCCCAAGGATGGCACCGATTACTTAGCAAATTCTACCTTTGGTCTGGGAAATGAAATTGCTCCTGGAGAGTTTGTTGTATATAATGGCAACTCTTATTATGCCAATACGGGAGCTTACATATACGGTTTAAATCCTTCGACCACCTATTATTTTAAAGTTTTTGAATACAACGGCAGCGATTTTTCTACTGAATATCTCATCGATACTTATTTAGAAGGTAGTGGTACTACGCTTTCTGCTCCTACTATGCAGGCGAGTAATATTACTTTTAGTAATGTAAAAGGCTCAGAGATGACAGTCAACTGGTCCAGTGGCGATGGAACACGTAGAATTTTGATAGGGCGGCCGGAAATCGCCGTGGACGCAGAGCCTCAGGATTTAATTAATTATAGTTCTTATTCCAATGCACTGGCCTATTCTGGAAGTAATAGCTACAGTATAGAGACCAATGATCAAAAAGTTCTATACGAAGGAAGTGGAACATCAATAAGGATAACGGGATTAAATCCGAATGTGACCTATCATTTTGCTTTATTTGAATATAACGGCAATTATGGTCCGGTTTATTTAAGACCTGGTGCTACTGGCAGTCAGCTTACCAGTTCTTATCCTACAGTGGCGGGTAGTAGCTTTTCGACAAGTTATAATGATGGGGATCGTTTGGTCTATTATTTTACTCCAGGAGATGGGCAAAAACGCGTAGTAATTGCTAAACAAGGTAGTGCTGTGACTGCTGTACCTGAAGATGGTATTGACTATACTGCAAATGCAACTTTTGGAAATGGTACAGAAATAGCTCCTGGAGAATTTATAGTTTATAGTGGTACGGGAGGTTCTGGTACTTGGCTCTATGGTTTAAATCCATCTACTACTTATTATTTTAAAGTTTTTGAATATAATGGGAGTGGTACCGAGACTTATTATTTAACGGATACTTATTTAGAAGGTAGTGGCACTACGCTTTCTGCTCCTACTATGCAGGCGAGTAATATTACTTTTAGTAATGTAAAAGGCTCAGAGATGACAGTCAACTGGTCCAATGGCGATGGAACACGTAGAATTTTGATAGGGCGGCCGGAAATCGCCGTGGACGCAGAGCCTCAGGATTTAATTAATTATAGTTCTTATTCCAATGCACTGGCCTATTCTGGAAGTAATAGCTACAGTATAGAGACCAATGATCAAAAAGTTCTATACGAAGGAAGTGGAACATCAATAAGGATAACGGGATTAAATCCGAATGTGACCTATCATTTTGCTTTATTTGAATATAACGGCAATTATGGTCCGGTTTATTTAAGACCTGGTGCTACTGGCAGTCAGCTTACCAGTTCTTATCCTACAGTGGCGGGTAGTAGCTTTTCGACAAGTTATAATGATGGGGATCGTTTGGTCTATTATTTTACTCCAGGAGATGGGCAAAAACGCGTAGTAATTGCTAAACAAGGTAGTGCTGTGACTGCTGTACCTGAAGATGGTATTGACTATACTGCAAATGCAACTTTTGGAAATGGTACAGAAATAGCTCCTGGAGAATTTATAGTTTATAGTGGTACGGGAGGTTCTGGTACTTGGCTCTATGGTTTAAATCCATCTACTACTTATTATTTTAAAGTTTTTGAATATAATGGGAGTGGTACCGAGACTTATTATTTAACGGATACTTATTTAGAAGGTAGTGGCACTACGCTTTCTGCTCCTACTATGCAGGCGAGTAATATTACTTTTAGTAATGTAAAAGGCTCAGAGATGACAGTCAACTGGTCCAATGGCGATGGAACACGTAGAATTTTGATAGGGCGGCCGGAAATCGCCGTGGACGCAGAGCCTCAGGATTTAATTAATTATAGTTCTTATTCCAATGCACTGGCCTATTCTGGAAGTAATAGCTACAGTATAGAAACCAATGATCAAAAAGTTCTATACGAAGGAAGTGGAACATCAATAAGGATAACGGGATTAAATCCGAATGTGACCTATCATTTTGCTTTATTTGAATATAACGGCAATTATGGTCCGGTTTATTTAAGACCTGGTGCTACTGGCAGTCAGCTTACCAGTTCTTATCCTACAGTGGCGGGTAGTAGCTTTTCGACAAGTTATAATGATGGGGATCGTTTTGTCTATTATTTTACTCCAGGAGATGGGCAAAAACGCGTAGTAATTGCTAAACAAGGTAGTGCTGTGACTGCTGTACCTGAAGATGGTATTGACTATACTGCAAATGCAACTTTTGGAAATGGTACAGAAATAGCTCCTGGAGAATTTATAGTTTATAGTGGTACGGGAGGTTCTGGTACTTGGCTCTATGGTTTAAATCCATCTACTACTTATTATTTTAAAGTTTTTGAATATAATGGGAGTGGTACCGAGACTTATTATTTAACGGATACTTATTTAGAAGGTAGTGGCGCTACGCTTTCTGCTCCTACTGTTCAGGCCAGTAATGCGTTTATAAGTAGCCGAAGCACAAGTAATATAAATATTTCATGGACCAAAGGTGACGGAACTTCTCGAATATTAATTGGAAGAGAAGAAGGCCCCGTGTCAGTTGAACCTGAAGATTTAAAATCTTATTCTAGCTACGCTGGTGGCATGGGCAATTCCTATTATGAAATTGGTACTACAGGTAACTTTGTTTTATATTCTGGAAGTGGTAATAATGTAAACATTTCGAATTTAAAATCTGGAACTAATTATAATTTTGCTTTGTTTGAATACAATGGAAGTTCTGGAAGACTCTATCTACGGCCAGGATATAAATTTGCTTTGGAAACATATGGAGAAAGACCTATTACACAAGTTTCTTCGGCAGAGTTCACCAATATTAATTATAATTCTTTTGATGTTAACTTTGTCGCAGGGAATGGTTCCAGAAGGTTAGTGCTTGCAAGAGAAGGAGGGCCCGTTAGTACAGACCCTGCCGATTTTACTACGTATAATTCAAACTCCACTTTCGGATCAGGTCAGGAAATAGGGAATGGAAATTTCGTTGTATATGATGATGTTGGCAATAGTTTTAGCCTTGACGGTTTAAACGCTGGTAAAGAATATTATTTTTCGTTCTATGAATATTCCCTATCCAGTACAGGAGAGCTCTACATGGTTCCCGCCTACACCTCTAGCCAAAAAACCCTTGGACCACCAACCACCATTTCATCAAATTTAAGTGTTACTGATAATTGCACTACAAACCCTACTATTTCATGGACGAATGGAGACGGGGACGGACGTATTGTTGTGTTAAGTAATGAACCTATAAATGTTACTCCTACAAATCTAACGACATATTCTGCAAATGCTGTGTATGGTAATGGTGATTTGTTAGGAGGAGGATATGTTGTGTTTGACGGAACAGGAAGTTCGGTTGCAGTTTCAGGATTAGAACAATACCAGGAATATTACGTGAACGTCTTTGAATATAATACTTCTCTTGATGGCCCTCTATACAATATGACACCCTTGAATGGTATGTTAGGAGATACCGAATCTCCTCAGGTACAATGCAACGAGGATTTTGAGGTGTTTTTGGATGAAAATGGAGGCGCCAGTATTAATCTTTCTGATATAGAGGTGAGTTCTACGGATAACTGCGGAATTGATACTAAAGAACTTAGTATTTCGAGCTTCTCTTGTACGGACGCCGGTAAAACAATTCCCGTAACTTTGAGTGTTACCGATTATTACGGCAACGTTGGAACCTGTACAGTAAACGTAAAGGTTAGTGATAATTTTTCTCCTGCAATTACATTAAACGATCCGATTGTTACTTCTGCCTGTTCAGGAGAGGTTCAAATCGTAGAGCCTACTGTAATAGATAACTGTAGCGGATATACTGTTGAAGCCTTTGTTGGAAATCAATTAATTTCCCTCGATAATTATACATTACCTCAAGGAACAACAGTGATCACCTGGAAAGTTAGTGATGCGGTCGGAAATATTGCCACAAAAGATCAGACGTTTGACGTAAAAGTTGCAGCTACGGCTACTTTATCTTCTGTAGCTTCCTACAACCTTGATCAATTCGTCTCACCTCAAAATGGAACTACTGATGCCAATTTTGAATTTAAGGTGGTTTATTCCAATCCTGATGGCTCATTACCTGCGAATGGTTTCCCAAAAGTCGAATTAGATGCTAACGGTGATGGGGATGCTTTAGATCCACTTGATCGAATAATAAGTATGCAGGAATTAGATGTCACAGATACTGACGTTACTGATGGAAAAATATATACGGCCAGCGTTACAAATCTCGAAGAATTACAATGGTATTCCAGAATTATAACTGAAACTGCAGATGGCTGTATGGTAGAAACCTCTTTTAGTGCGGCTCCTTTTGTTTCCGATAATCTACTGGATCTATCAATATTTGCAAGTGATATTTCCTTTAGTAAAGAAAATCCGGCATTAGACGAACCCATAAAAATTTATGCGCGAATTCATAATCCTTCAGATTATCCGGCTGAGAATTTTGTGGTTTCGGTCTATGCGGAAGATCAGCAATTATTTTCACAAACTGTTCCTTTAATTGAAGCAAATTCAACCTTGACCCTTGAGTGGGAGCATAGCTTTGCTATAGCTGAATTTTACCCAATAAAGGTTGTTATCGATGAAACTGATTTACTTGATGAGCAGAATGAACTTGACAATTTTGCAATTAGGCCGGTTATAGTAGGAGATTATGTAATTCCCGGAGGTATAACGATCAACGCTTCTTTAACAGAAAATCAATTATATCCAAAAGATTATATTCATATTACTGGTAATTCAATCTATTATGGAATTGCTGAAGGAGTAGATCCAGATGTAGCAGGAGCAACTTTAACCGGCACAATAGAAGGAGGAAGGTCCGGTCAAACCTATTCCAGATCAGATGGGACGTTTGACCTGTATATTCAGGTACCAGATACTCCTGGAACTTATTCAGTATCGGGCGACATTACAGATTATACATTATCACAAGAGTATGGACCTTTGACATTTGAGGTTTTAGAAACTCCTCCAAGCCCCGATTTAATATCAGACATTAGTCTTTCTAACGCTAATCTTTTAGCAGGGGAACAGGTTTCCGGAACGGCTACAGTTAAAAATATAGGCAATTTAACTGCTGAAAATTTCACCTTCAAATATTATAATTGTGAGCAAGTGATAGGGGAAGTAGCTATAAGCTCTTTAGAACCCGGAGCTTCTCAAAGCTTTCCATTTTCAGTCACTGTGAATTCTGTTACCAATTGCCTGAATCCTAACAATTGTAGTTTTATTTCTACTGCTGATTCAAATAATACCGTAGCCGAAAGCAGTGAATACAATAATTCAACAAATAGGGCAGTAACGGTTCTTCCAAATTCTCCGGATCTTATATCATATCAGTCAAGCATTCCTTCACGGGTGAATATGTTGGAGGCAACCACTTTTAATATTCGTGTGAATAATATTGGTGGAGTAGGTGTGACATCAGCATTTAACGCCAATGTTTATATAGATGATAATCTAATTCATACTGAAACTGTTTCGGAAATAGATAAATGCGGAGCTTTTGTTTTTGAAGTTCCTTATAATTTTAATGATACTAATGATCACGTATTATCTGTAAAAGTTGATGAAGAAGGAGCAATTACCGAATATTCAGAGTCTAATAACAACTATTCTAAAACAATATCACATTTACCACCTCCGCCGGAGCTTCCCAATCTTAAGATTAACGTTGATAATTTGACGGTAAATCCGGTCTTACCTCTTGAAAGTACAAATTTTGAGATACAGGCTACTTTTAGAAATAATGGTACAGGTACGGCTATAGCCCCTTTTGATATCAAATTTATTATTACTGAAAATGGGCAGCAGCGAGAAGAATCACTAACGATCACAGAAAATGTTGATCCGGGAATGACTATTTCCCGTTCTGTCCAAACCAGTATTGCCAGCTATGGTAATCATAATGTACAAGTAGTACTTGACCCCGGTTTTTCTATAGTTGAAGTATCTGAAAATGACAATCAGGCAACTATGCCTTTATGTATTGACTTCAAGCCGGATCCTGCAGGAAGAGTTTGGAATGGCGGATTTTATCGTGATACTCAGCAGCAACTCGAAGCCTTTATTAAAAATAAGGGTCTTTTTACAGCTCCCGATGCTGAAGTTAATTTTTATCTGGATGGTGAACCTATAGCCAGTACAACTTTAACTAATGTGGGACCAACTTTTTACTCCTCAGGCATTGTGGTGCAGATTCCTTATACATTTTCAGAAGCCGGAGAACATATTTTGAAGGTTACTGTAGATGACCCTGATAATTATGTAGAATGTAATGAAGCCAATAACAGTTATGAAAAATCAATCTTTATCAGGGAACCACAGCCAGATCTAAGAGTTTTGTCTGAGTATATTTCACCTACCGAGTTGAATCCAGACATAGATGAACCTATTAATATATTCCTATCGTATGAAAATATAGGAGTAATGAGATCAGATCCTTTTATGGCGAAAGTAGTAGTCGATGATGTTTTATTAGGTGAAGAAATTGAAATACCGGCACTTGATCCTGGTCAGGATGGAACTATTGCAATTTCAGCTCCGTTTGCAAGTTCGACTGGAGGAACCAGGATTATTAGGGGATTTGTAGATCCTGATAATCTTATTGGTGAATCTAATGAATCTAATAACGAAGCTTCGAGGGCTATTATAGTTGGTGATGCTCCAAACCTGACATTTGAAAGCCTTAATTTTGATATTGAATGTCCGGTTGGTGGAGAAGAAGTGAATATTACAGCAAATCTGGTCAATGAAGGAGATCTTGATGTAGATGCTGATATTCAGTTTTATTATATAGCCCAAAACGATACGATTCCTATAGCCAAAAACTCGATTTCAGCAGCAGCCAACGGTAGTTTGTCTACGGCAATTCAATGGACTGTAGTTAATACAGATTATAAAATATATGCTGAAATTCAAAATACATCTTTACCTGAATATGATATTCTTGATAATTCTATAACCGGGGAATTTTGCACTGCAGCCCAGTTTGTCCTTAAGGGGAATACTCAAGGTCAGGGTATAATTAAAAAAGATCCTCTCCTATACAAATATGCACAGGATGATCAGGTAACTGTTCAGGCGATTCCTGCACAGGGATGGTACTTTAAAAATTGGACTGGAGACCTTACCGGTTCTGAAAATCCAGCCTCTGTTTTAGTAGATGCAGATAAGAATTTTACTGCAATTTTTGAACCTATTCCAGATGCCTCCTATACCTTGGCGGTTGATATTCAGGGACAGGGAACCGTAGCAAAGTTACCTGATAATTTAACTTATAGCTCAGATGAGACAGTACAATTAACTGCGACTGCTGCTGAAGGTTGGACATTCCTGGAATGGCGCGGCGATATCTCCCAAAGTAATAGCAGTACAAGTGTTACCATGGATGCTAATAAATCTATTGTAGCTGTGTTTGTCGAAAATCTTCATCTTTCTTCATCAGTAATTAATGAAAGCTGTAGTTCTGCAGCAGATGGTTCGGTGATATTGAATGTTAGCGGAGGTACTTTGCCTTATCGTTACGACTGGGATAATGATGGATTAGCACCAGAAGATACTGAAGCTGACTCAAAAGACTTAAAAAATGTCTCAAGTGGTACTTATACAGTTTTCGTTACTGATATCAATGGTTTTACCGCTCAATTAACTGCTGAAATAGTAGTGGAAGATAACGAACCACCAACCATTGTAGTTCAGGAAAATGCTACGCTATCTCTTAATGTTGATGGAATAGCTACATTAACAGTTGATGATATTGATAATGGAAGTACAGATAATTGTGCCATATCTACAATGATATTCGATCGTGTAGATTTTACCTGCGAAGATCTTGGTGTACAGACTGTTCTCTTTACAGTTACCGATTCAAATGGAAACTCAGTAGAGCAGGAGGTGATCTTTGAAGTTACATTAGGAGACTATTCACTTTATACGTGGTATCCGGATGAAGATGGAGATACATACGGTACCGAGACCGGAGCTATTGAAACTTGTAATGCTTCAGAACCTGGTTACACTTCCAGGGCAGGTGATTGCGATGATTCTGACCCAGAAATCAATCCCGGCATGACAGAAATTCCTAACGATGGTATTGATAATGATTGTTTAGATGGAGATCTTATTACTCTGGGTGATGAAGGTTGCTCAGCCGATTTCTGGAAAAATAGGATTACCTGGTGTGATAGTCATAATCAACAGGACGATTTCTATTCTACTTTTGGAATTACAAATGAACAGGGACTTGGTCATCTTACACTCCTTTCTTCCCTGGATGGTAAAAAAGGAGAATGGGGAAAACTGGCGCAACAGGCTACAGCTGCAATTCTTAACTCTTGTGATACAGGTGTTTTATATTCCATTACGGAAGTTGATATAGTTTCACGCGTGCAGGCTGTTTTTGATGATCCTGCTGCCGGTAGAAATGAAGCAAAGGCCTTAAGAGGGGAACTTGAATTAGCTAATAATGCAGTTTGTCCTCTTAATCAGGTAGTTGTTGATCGAGAAGGATGTAGTACAGATTATTGGTTTACCACAAATCTTTGGTGCTCAAGTTATTCCCAAAATCAAAGTTTTTTCACTGTTTTTGCAATTACGAATACCTCAAGAATAGGAGCCCCATCATTGACCTTGCAAGAAGCTTTGACATTAAAAGGCGGAGGCTTTAATAAATTAGCTAAAGAAGCAACAGCTGCTCTTTTAAATGCCTGTAATACCGGCGTGGACTTTCCATTAACTGCAAATCAAATTCTTGATGGAACGAGAGAACTTTTTGATAATCCTGTATATGGGAACAAAGAGGCTAATGACCTGAGTTCTTTGTATGCCAACGCAAATAATGCTAATTGTCCGCTCGCAGCTTCATTACAAATGGCAAGTACTTTATCAAGCGATATAGGGATGACATTAGATATTTATCCCAACCCTCTTCAGCCAGAAGGTGTGTGGTTTAATTTTTCGCCAAGAGAAATTGACGAAACATTCCACGTAGGAGCTTACGATCTCTACGGAAGACAGCTGGATGAGACTTCTCTTGAAGTTAGTAATAATGGGGGAGAATACTACTGGCCACTAGATCATAGTGGATGGGAGGAAGGAATCTACCTCTTTGTGGTGAAAAGTTCAACCCAGGAATATCAAATTAAGGTTATTAAATAA